From a region of the Paenibacillus lutimineralis genome:
- a CDS encoding glycosidase: protein MSLFEDRKQAVTERYEHLITRPNEKIPYGNGVYDRYKYPVLTAEHTPLIWKYDFNPATNPFFAERLGINAVLNPGAIYINDKYYLVARVEGYDRKSFFAVAESDNGIDNFRFWDHPVVMPETEDPDTNVYDMRLVQHEDGWIYGLFCTERKDPDAPAGDLSSAVAQCGIARTKDLISWERQADLKSKSPQQRNVVLHPEFIDGKYAFYTRPQDGFISAGSGGGIGWGLSESIEHASIDEELIIDERCYHTIKEVKNGQGPAPIKTDKGWLHIAHGVRGTAAGLRYVLYAFLTDLQEPYKVTYRPGGHFIAPQGEERVGDVSNVVFCNGVIARENGEVYIYYASSDTRIHVATTTVDQLLDYCMNTPVDPLRSYDCVQQRVQLVDRNLEYMRVHS, encoded by the coding sequence ATGAGTCTATTCGAAGATCGGAAGCAAGCCGTAACAGAACGCTATGAACATCTGATCACCCGCCCTAATGAGAAAATCCCTTACGGAAATGGAGTCTATGACCGCTATAAATACCCGGTATTAACGGCAGAGCATACTCCACTTATCTGGAAATACGATTTCAATCCGGCCACCAATCCATTCTTCGCCGAGAGACTCGGGATTAACGCGGTTCTTAACCCCGGAGCCATCTATATAAATGATAAGTATTACCTCGTAGCGCGCGTGGAAGGCTATGATCGCAAATCTTTCTTCGCCGTTGCCGAGAGCGACAACGGAATCGACAACTTCCGATTCTGGGATCATCCGGTCGTTATGCCGGAGACCGAAGATCCTGATACGAACGTCTATGATATGCGTCTAGTTCAACATGAGGATGGCTGGATTTATGGCCTGTTCTGTACCGAGCGCAAAGATCCTGACGCTCCTGCCGGAGATCTCTCCAGTGCGGTTGCGCAATGCGGAATCGCCCGGACCAAGGATCTGATCTCCTGGGAGCGGCAGGCCGATCTGAAATCCAAATCTCCGCAACAGAGAAATGTTGTACTACATCCAGAGTTCATCGATGGTAAATACGCCTTCTATACCCGGCCACAAGACGGCTTCATCAGCGCTGGATCTGGTGGGGGCATCGGCTGGGGGTTGTCCGAATCTATCGAACACGCCAGCATCGACGAGGAATTGATCATCGATGAGCGCTGCTACCATACGATCAAAGAGGTCAAGAACGGCCAAGGCCCCGCCCCGATCAAGACGGACAAAGGCTGGCTACATATCGCGCATGGCGTCCGTGGCACCGCAGCCGGGCTAAGATATGTTCTCTATGCGTTCCTCACGGATCTGCAGGAGCCTTACAAAGTCACTTATCGCCCAGGCGGGCACTTTATCGCCCCGCAAGGTGAGGAACGAGTTGGCGACGTCTCCAATGTCGTATTCTGCAACGGCGTCATCGCCAGAGAGAACGGAGAAGTGTACATTTACTACGCTTCCTCTGATACCCGGATTCATGTAGCAACAACGACAGTAGATCAACTGCTCGATTACTGCATGAATACCCCCGTGGATCCGCTTCGCTCCTACGATTGCGTTCAGCAAAGAGTGCAATTGGTCGACCGTAATCTAGAATACATGAGAGTACACTCATAG